A window of Torulaspora globosa chromosome 8, complete sequence contains these coding sequences:
- the SNF4 gene encoding AMP-activated serine/threonine-protein kinase regulatory subunit SNF4 (ancestral locus Anc_6.136): MSSESSEREKVIAEQKLAVESIRAFLKSKTSYDVLPVSYRLIVLDTSLLVKKSLNVLLQNNIVSAPLWDAKTSRFAGLLTSSDFINVIQYYFSNPDKFELVDKLQLDGLKDIERAIGVEPPDTASIHPSRPLYEACIRMMDSTSRRIPLIDQDEDTHREIVVSVLTQYRILKFVALNCRETHYLRRPIGELNIITKSNVASCRMTTPVIDVIQLLSQGNVASIPIVDHEGTLVNVYEAVDVLGLIKGGIYNDLSLSVGEALMRRSDDFEGVYTCTERDKLSTIMDNIRKSRVHRFFVTDDSGKLVGVLTLSDLLKYILLGEN; this comes from the coding sequence ATGAGTTCGGAGTCCAGTGAACGGGAGAAAGTGATTGCAGAGCAGAAATTAGCCGTGGAATCAATAAGGGCGTTCCTGAAATCGAAGACTTCATATGACGTTTTGCCGGTGTCGTATCGTTTAATTGTCCTTGACACATCGTTACTGGTGAAAAAATCATTAAATGTGCTTTTGCAGAATAACATTGTTTCGGCACCGCTGTGGGATGCAAAGACTTCAAGGTTTGCCGGACTTTTGACCTCCAGTGACTTTATTAACGTCATACAGTACTACTTTTCGAACCCAGATAAGTTTGAACTGGTGGATAAACTGCAGCTGGATGGACTGAAGGATATAGAGCGGGCCATTGGCGTGGAACCGCCGGACACCGCGTCGATCCATCCGTCGAGGCCGCTGTACGAGGCGTGCATTCGAATGATGGACTCTACAAGCAGGAGAATCCCCCTCATCGACCAAGACGAGGATACCCACAGAGAGATCGTGGTCAGTGTGCTCACGCAGTACAGGATTTTAAAGTTTGTGGCGTTGAATTGCAGAGAGACTCATTACTTAAGGAGACCCATCGGGGAGCTGAATATAATCACGAAGAGTAACGTGGCAAGCTGCCGGATGACCACACCCGTCATCGACGTGATTCAGTTGCTAAGCCAGGGCAACGTGGCGTCGATACCCATCGTCGACCATGAAGGAACTCTCGTCAACGTCTATGAAGCGGTAGATGTGCTGGGACTGATCAAGGGCGGAATTTACAACGACCTTTCCCTTTCGGTCGGAGAAGCACTGATGAGAAGAAGCGACGACTTCGAGGGCGTATATACCTGCACCGAAAGAGATAAGTTATCGACAATCATGGACAACATCAGGAAGTCGAGAGTTCACAGGTTCTTTGTCACCGACGACAGCGGGAAGCTGGTCGGTGTTTTAACGTTGAGCGATCTTCTGAAGTACATTCTTCTGGGCGAAAACTGA
- a CDS encoding uncharacterized protein (ancestral locus Anc_6.137), producing MSEVLSVDDEDDQQFPSPVAWNEKPDIKQITLRATFIGLLIGSLVLISNFQFGLQTGWVSMMSMPSALLACAFFKKIWPIMYPNDLPFTDVETVYVQSIAVAVGTGPLAYGFVGVIPAIEKFVTKDESGGTREQGELFSLYQLLAWSCALAFFGVFFAVPLRKQVIVREKLPFPSGSATAVLIAVLSDSEILQEVSRRELLAMRTRRLDECSELLLADESSLPVARNSGGYGLLEGENQTRGESNTYNKNISILSKTFIASSIYTVGSYFLPIVRSIPLFGTYLSKTYLWNIQPSPAYIGQGIIMGLPTVSYMLFGCVLGWAILAPMARYAGWVHPDASVDDWEKGVHGWILWCSLSIMVVDSVVGFIVVTVKSIVKFWLVDDKAALLADVWEDSFQSMLLEEERMINSRRNTETSKPRNTVKLVYADQDHEVASKHLVKYTTVISGLIFSSILCIVLVIYLFGVEVIPVYAMVSALFIALFLSILGIRALGETDLNPVSGIGKLSQLFFAVITPRNQAGSVLLNLVAGGVAEAGAQQAGDLMQDLKTGHLLGASPKAQFVAQLLGASWSVVMSSIMYICYNKVYHIPDKQFRIPTAIVWVDCARLVTGRGLPDRALECSIALGFVFGIFSLIKNCYRDSGHKWLLYIPSGVAVGVGIYNTPSFTIARFVGGLLSSVWLHKHRGDVGAKTKMTVFSSGLILGEGVCSIFDMLFTNMNVPHF from the coding sequence ATGTCAGAGGTTTTATCAGTcgatgatgaggacgatCAGcaatttccttctccagttgCATGGAATGAAAAACCAGATATCAAGCAGATTACTCTGCGAGCTACTTTCATTGGTCTCCTGATCGGATCTCTGGTGTTGATAtcaaattttcaatttggACTGCAGACAGGATGGGTTTCGATGATGTCGATGCCGTCAGCATTGCTGGCGTgtgctttcttcaagaagatatGGCCGATAATGTATCCCAATGATCTCCCATTCACCGATGTCGAGACAGTTTATGTTCAGAGCATTGCTGTTGCTGTCGGAACAGGTCCTCTGGCTTATGGCTTTGTCGGGGTCATTCCGGCCATCGAGAAGTTCGTTACCAAGGATGAAAGCGGTGGAACTAGAGAGCAAGGCGAGTTATTCAGTTTGTACCAATTGTTAGCGTGGTCCTGCGCATTGGCCTTCTTTGGAGTTTTCTTTGCTGTGCCACTGAGGAAGCAAGTAATCGTCAGAGAAAAACTGCCTTTTCCTAGTGGAAGCGCCACAGCGGTCCTCATTGCGGTCCTGAGCGACTCAGAGATCTTGCAAGAAGTCTCCCGTCGCGAGTTGCTTGCGATGAGGACCCGGAGACTGGATGAGTGCTCTGAGCTCCTGCTAGCAGATGAATCCTCGCTGCCTGTGGCGAGGAATTCAGGCGGTTATGGGCTTCTTGAGGGAGAGAACCAGACCAGAGGAGAATCGAACACATACAACAAAAATATAAGCATTCTCTCGAAGACCTTCATTGCTTCATCCATCTATACTGTTGGATCGTATTTTCTGCCCATAGTACGGTCCATTCCTCTCTTCGGAACATACCTTTCCAAGACTTATCTGTGGAACATCCAGCCCTCACCTGCGTATATTGGGCAGGGGATAATTATGGGTCTTCCAACTGTTTCCTACATGCTTTTTGGCTGTGTGCTGGGATGGGCTATACTGGCACCCATGGCGCGCTACGCAGGTTGGGTACATCCGGATGCGAGCGTTGATGACTGGGAAAAGGGCGTTCATGGTTGGATTCTGTGGTGCTCCTTATCGATCATGGTGGTAGATAGCGTGGTGGGATTCATTGTCGTGACAGTTAAATCCATAGTCAAGTTTTGGTTAGTGGACGATAAGGCTGCGTTACTGGCCGATGTGTGGGAGGACTCATTTCAGTCAATGCTTTTAGAGGAGGAGAGAATGATTAATAGCCGGAGAAACACCGAGACTAGCAAGCCCCGCAACACCGTCAAGCTTGTTTATGCTGATCAGGACCATGAGGTGGCTTCGAAACACCTGGTTAAATACACAACCGTAATCAGTGGTCTTATTTTCTCATCAATCCTGTGCATTGTACTCGTGATTTATCTATTCGGCGTTGAAGTCATACCCGTTTATGCCATGGTCTCAGCGCTCTTCATAGCGCTGTTTCTATCAATTCTGGGAATCAGAGCACTGGGCGAAACTGACTTGAATCCTGTCAGCGGAATTGGCAAATTGTCCCAACTCTTTTTTGCCGTGATAACCCCTCGAAATCAGGCAGGTTCTGTGTTACTGAACCTTGTTGCCGGTGGAGTTGCTGAGGCCGGGGCCCAGCAGGCGGGAGATCTAATGCAAGACCTAAAGACAGGTCACTTACTAGGAGCATCTCCGAAAGCTCAATTTGTCGCCCAGTTGTTAGGCGCCAGCTGGTCTGTCGTGATGTCGAGTATAATGTACATCTGCTATAACAAGGTTTATCACATCCCCGATAAACAGTTCAGAATTCCAACCGCCATTGTATGGGTGGACTGCGCTAGGCTTGTAACGGGCAGAGGTCTCCCAGACAGAGCCTTGGAGTGCTCGATTGCTCTAGGCTTCGTCTTCGGCATATTCTcgctgatcaagaactgTTATCGTGATTCGGGCCACAAATGGTTGCTCTACATTCCCTCTGGTGTCGCTGTCGGTGTCGGCATATACAACACGCCCAGCTTCACAATTGCACGCTTTGTTGGAGGACTGCTGTCATCCGTATGGCTACATAAGCACAGGGGAGACGTGGGAGCGAAAACGAAGATGACCGTCTTCAGCTCAGGATTAATCCTAGGGGAAGGCGTGTGCAGCATATTCGACATGCTTTTCACGAATATGAACGTTCCTCACTTCTAA
- the CDC20 gene encoding ubiquitin-protein transferase activating protein CDC20 (ancestral locus Anc_6.135) — MVDTANKSTLANNANRSVLSLTSPAKLNIISSDWSRSEGKIGKKPLRRTNSLNSRGLTNVPSLNGGNSMYSRPQISLPAPPLIRRSSSFFKDDLDRNDVSKGRAQSSSAACGAPQPSAIPEAEVITTDRFIPTLQSNQQSKVDPSAFNEDLPPANASPTAHLRAQTKLVFKQTVAKACGLDMNQRILQYMPQPPVASFKRQTYSMRKRSHYNYQQEPEPELVKLRKINSNPERILDAPGYQDDFYLNLLSWSSKNVLAIALETALYLWNGSSGDVTMMVDYETTKITSVIWSDDDCHISIGKEDGNTEIWDVETLSLVRTMRSGLGVRIGAQSWLETLVAIGCRSGEIQINDVRIKQHVVSTWEEHSGEVCGLSYRNDGLQLASGGNDNTVMIWDTRVSMPQWIKRNHTAAVKALSWCPFIPNLLASGGGQTDKHIHFWNTATGANVGTISTGSQVSSLHWGQSYSGSSGSMNREIVATGGSPTNAISIFNYDTKYKVAEIMHAHESRICCSQLSPDGTTLATVGGDENLKFYKVFEPRRRTRRKTKAVDGEVLSLFGHSTSKFSAMDDDYDYLKSSQEEADDCKGIDDSAVNTSKRKSSAFLIR, encoded by the coding sequence ATGGTTGATACCGCTAATAAGTCAACTTTGGCCAACAATGCTAATAGATCGGTTTTGTCACTCACATCTCCCGCCAAACTGAATATAATATCCTCCGACTGGTCCAGAAGCGAAGGTAAAATTGGAAAGAAACCTCTAAGGCGCACAAATTCGCTAAATTCGAGAGGTCTGACAAATGTCCCAAGTTTGAATGGAGGTAATTCCATGTACTCACGCCCCCAAATCTCTTTACCAGCACCTCCGTTGATAAGGCGAAGCTCgtctttcttcaaagatgacCTCGATCGGAATGACGTTTCAAAGGGTAGAGCACAGTCATCATCAGCGGCCTGTGGTGCCCCACAGCCGTCTGCAATCCCAGAAGCAGAGGTGATCACAACAGATAGATTTATCCCTACTCTGCAAAGCAATCAACAAAGCAAAGTGGATCCCTCGGCGTTTAATGAGGATTTACCGCCTGCTAATGCATCACCAACAGCTCATTTAAGAGCTCAGACGAAGCTAGTTTTTAAGCAGACTGTCGCCAAAGCATGCGGCCTTGATATGAACCAAAGGATTTTGCAATACATGCCACAGCCGCCGGTCGCttccttcaagagacaAACCTATAGcatgaggaagagaagtCACTATAATTATCAACAGGAGCCAGAGCCTGAATTGGTGAAATTGCGTAAAATCAATAGCAATCCTGAGAGAATATTAGATGCACCTGGCTATCAGGACGATTTCTACCTGAACCTATTAAGCTGGTCATCAAAGAACGTCCTAGCGATTGCGCTCGAAACGGCGCTCTATCTTTGGAACGGCAGCAGCGGCGATGTTACCATGATGGTAGACTACGAAACAACCAAGATTACGAGTGTAATATGGTCTGACGACGACTGTCACATATCCATTGGGAAAGAAGATGGGAACACCGAAATCTGGGATGTTGAAACTCTATCACTGGTGAGAACAATGAGGTCTGGGCTTGGAGTACGAATTGGCGCACAGTCATGGCTGGAAACTTTAGTCGCCATTGGTTGTAGAAGTGGAGAGATTCAAATTAACGACGTGCGGATTAAGCAACATGTCGTATCCACCTGGGAAGAGCATTCTGGTGAAGTCTGCGGGCTGAGCTATAGAAATGATGGCCTCCAATTAGCATCAGGCGGCAATGACAATACGGTGATGATTTGGGATACCAGAGTCTCTATGCCGCAATGGATCAAGCGAAATCATACCGCAGCTGTCAAAGCTCTCAGTTGGTGCCCATTCATACCGAATTTGCTAGCTTCCGGTGGTGGACAGACAGATAAACATATCCACTTTTGGAATACCGCAACTGGAGCGAACGTTGGAACCATCAGCACGGGGTCCCAAGTCAGTTCATTGCACTGGGGCCAAAGTTACAGTGGATCTTCTGGCAGCATGAATCGAGAGATAGTCGCGACCGGCGGTAGCCCAACAAATGCCATATCGATCTTTAACTATGATACGAAGTATAAAGTGGCAGAGATAATGCACGCTCATGAATCTAGAATTTGCTGTTCTCAGCTATCACCAGATGGCACAACGTTGGCCACTGTTGGAGGAGATGAAAACCTGAAATTTTACAAGGTCTTTGAACCACGAAGACGAACCAGACGGAAGACAAAGGCTGTAGACGGGGAGGTCTTAAGCCTTTTTGGCCACAGCACATCAAAGTTTTCGGCCATGGACGATGATTATGACTACTTGAAAAGTAGTCAGGAGGAAGCGGATGATTGTAAAGGCATTGACGACTCAGCAGTGAACACTTCCAAGAGGAAAAGCAGCGCTTTCCTCATCAGATGA
- the ARO5 gene encoding Aro5p (ancestral locus Anc_6.134): MTGSVDIEGLARAFDEMIKDRKIPSPKNQAIFNEICKTIVTSQLKPLLEFVDILLEKFMYPRTESDSLATLLSSQHADTLQRSRSGSFEVFDLGHPRVLEIIMVRQKIVELRKTGKQGWKITEYGSKVLRKLNQIYLLLVHLLQVLSDHIEAPLNALFYRNIIIQSISHFQIAFETFKSLDFIIHALLRNLQKSGTTDSIIFSVDDSLLLKIKDFSANSLVWYESLMIESTALREYLLVETKIFETGDEQDLSKKGIDSYALKVIYDSKFESFLERRKARLNISNRRIF, from the coding sequence ATGACTGGATCAGTTGATATCGAGGGACTCGCACGAGCTTTTGACGAAATGATAAAGGATCGGAAAATACCGTCTCCAAAGAACCAGGCGATCTTCAACGAGATCTGCAAGACCATAGTGACCTCGCAACTCAAGCCACTCCTGGAGTTTGTCGACATATTGCTTGAGAAGTTCATGTATCCACGTACCGAGTCGGACTCCTTAGCTACGCTTCTGAGCTCACAACATGCGGATACCTTGCAGAGATCCAGATCTGGTAGCTTTGAAGTTTTCGATTTGGGACATCCAAGAGTATTAGAGATCATCATGGTTAGGCAAAAGATCGTGGAATTGAGGAAAACAGGCAAACAAGGTTGGAAAATTACAGAATACGGATCCAAGGTACTGCGAAAATTGAACCAAATATACCTTCTACTTGTCCACTTATTGCAAGTCCTCAGTGATCACATCGAAGCCCCGCTGAATGCTTTGTTTTACAGGAATATTATCATACAGAGCATATCTCACTTCCAAATTGCATTCGAAACATTCAAGTCCTTAGATTTTATCATCCACGCCCTCCTGAGAAACCTACAAAAATCCGGTACTACTGACAGCATAATTTTCAGTGTGGACGATTCACTATTGctcaagatcaaagattTCTCAGCTAACAGCTTGGTCTGGTACGAAAGCCTCATGATAGAGTCCACAGCCCTTCGCGAGTATCTTCTTGTTGAGACCAAGATTTTTGAGACTGGGGATGAACAGGATCTATCAAAAAAAGGGATTGATTCTTACGCTCTAAAGGTCATTTACGATTCCAAGTTTGAATCGTTTCTCGAAAGGAGAAAGGCAAGATTGAACATAAGCAACCGGAGAATTTTTTAG